One window of the Lachancea thermotolerans CBS 6340 chromosome A complete sequence genome contains the following:
- a CDS encoding KLTH0A07986p (similar to uniprot|P53095 Saccharomyces cerevisiae YGL196W Hypothetical ORF), protein MRYPYQYTALSKKAELLEAFKGKKLSELPTPSFIVDRGKFKENCEKMLANVDRLNVDFRAHVKTHKTVEGTLLQLGSENIKTKKIVVSTLMEAWGLLPLIEKGLIIDVLFSLPVVKSRLPELADLGARIPNLRLMVDNGEQFEVLAEFSKKHKIQKKWSLFIKVNMGSDRAGFDESSTLDEALFDLLQSPAKDYLSLYGFYCHAGHSYASSTEEQARHFLLNEIDSGNNACKKALNIDPSLKLQISVGATPTAHASQSLDISSIGELYGKLELHAGNYPFCDLQQVSTHCVGLDQVSCRVLAEVLSSYPQRGSRGPGEQLINAGVIALAREFGSLPGYGKIVSPKGYENWIVGRLSQEHGILTCLQDTETKMIPLGTKIGIVPQHSCITAASYPWYFVVEHGDIVVDIWVPWRGW, encoded by the coding sequence atGAGATACCCTTACCAATACACTGCCCTCTCGAAAAAGGCCGAGCTGCTCGAGGCATTTAAGGGCAAAAAGCTCTCGGAATTGCCAACTCCATCTTTCATCGTGGATAGGGGAAAGTTTAAAGAAAACTGTGAAAAGATGCTGGCCAATGTCGATCGCTTAAATGTTGACTTTCGTGCTCATGTCAAGACCCACAAAACGGTTGAAGGAACTCTACTTCAGCTAGGCTCTGAAAATATTAAGACTAAAAAAATCGTCGTTTCTACGCTCATGGAGGCGTGGGGCTTGCTGCCACTTATTGAGAAAGGTTTGATTATTGATGTTTTATTTAGTTTACCAGTTGTCAAAAGTAGGCTTCCAGAGTTAGCGGACCTAGGCGCCCGAATTCCCAACTTACGACTGATGGTTGACAACGGAGAACAATTTGAAGTCCTTGCTGAATTTAGTAAGAAACACAAAATTCAGAAGAAATGGTCGTTGTTCATCAAGGTTAATATGGGCTCTGACCGGGCTGGATTTGATGAAAGTTCCACTCTTGACGAAGCATTATTCGACCTGCTCCAGTCTCCCGCCAAGGATTACCTTTCTTTATACGGATTTTACTGCCATGCTGGTCACTCTtatgcttcttcaacagagGAGCAGGCAAGACATTTCTTGTTAAATGAAATTGACAGCGGCAACAATGCTTGCAAGAAAGCGCTGAATATTGATCCTTCCTTGAAATTGCAAATTTCAGTGGGAGCCACACCTACTGCACATGCATCTCAAAGTTTAGATATCTCATCTATTGGCGAGTTGTACGGAaagcttgaacttcacgCCGGAAACTATCCGTTTTGCGATCTTCAGCAAGTGAGTACTCATTGTGTTGGACTTGATCAAGTGTCCTGCAGAGTCCTTGCGGAAGTCCTTTCCTCCTACCCTCAAAGAGGCTCCCGAGGACCAGGTGAACAACTGATAAATGCTGGAGTTATTGCTTTAGCCCGGGAATTTGGATCTTTACCTGGTTACGGAAAAATTGTTTCCCCAAAAGGATATGAGAACTGGATAGTTGGCAGGCTTAGCCAAGAGCATGGCATTCTAACTTGTTTGCAAGACACAGAAACCAAGATGATACCACTCGGAACAAAAATTGGAATTGTTCCTCAGCATAGCTGTATTACGGCAGCATCATATCCATGGTACTTCGTTGTAGAACACGGAGATATTGTGGTAGATATCTGGGTTCCCTGGAGGGGCTGGTAG
- a CDS encoding KLTH0A08008p (conserved hypothetical protein), producing MSLVGKVALITGGTKNLGRLTAIELASKHKANLFLHYNSTQGDEKKLANELSSKYNVKVELYQGNLGSARNVEKLFEAAKAKFGSIDIAINNVGKVLKKPMVEVTEEEFDEMDLVNNKIAFFFIAQATKHVSSGGSIISLVTSLLAAYTPFYAVYQGTKSAVEFYTKSASKELIGKRVSVNCIAPGPMDTPFFYAQEQPEAVEFYKSVSFDNRLTKIEDIAPIVGFLATSGSWMTGQTLYASGGMTAR from the coding sequence ATGTCTTTGGTAGGAAAAGTTGCTCTAATTACCGGTGGTACCAAAAACCTAGGCAGGCTCACTGCAATTGAGCTAGCTTCTAAGCATAAGGCAAACCTGTTTCTACACTACAATTCAACCCAAGGggatgaaaaaaaactcgCAAATGAACTCTCGAGTAAGTATAACGTAAAGGTCGAGCTTTACCAAGGTAATTTGGGGTCAGCAagaaatgttgaaaagttgTTTGAAGCTGCAAAGGCCAAATTTGGCTCAATTGACATCGCCATTAACAACGTAGGTAAGGTTCTTAAAAAGCCTATGGTAGAAGTGACAGAGGAAGAATTTGACGAAATGGACCTTGTCAATAACAAAATAGCATTTTTCTTTATTGCTCAAGCTACCAAGCATGTCAGCTCTGGAGGTAGCATCATATCTTTGGTAACATCCTTACTGGCCGCGTATACACCATTTTACGCTGTGTATCAGGGAACAAAGAGCGCCGTCGAGTTTTACACAAAAAGCGCGTCAAAAGAGCTTATTGGAAAACGTGTTTCAGTTAACTGTATTGCTCCAGGTCCCATGGACACTCCTTTCTTTTACGCTCAAGAACAGCCTGAGGCAGTGGAATTTTATAAATCAGTTTCATTTGACAATAGGTTAACGAAGATTGAAGACATTGCACCAATTGTGGGGTTTTTAGCCACGAGTGGTAGTTGGATGACTGGCCAAACACTGTATGCCTCGGGTGGTATGACTGCCCGTTGA